The genomic stretch caaattgaccttttgATGCAAAATGTCACAAATTAACCATCAAAGGTCACCAATTATACTTGCTTAATTATGTCATTAGcatgaccaagcaaggtcatgacctaccaattgaccttgcttgggcatGGTCTAAGGGATAAAGTGTGAATTGAGTCTTATAGATAAAATGTTACCCGATCTTagaatcacaaaatctcattgaagacggcgatatccgtcacaagctgaagacggataccatttcctctcacaaaatacccatgagaggcaagtggggaagcacatggggatgccccaccttgtcccctctccctttttgtgagaggtcttcagcttgtgacgggattagcccgtcacaagcaagacgctttgtctTAGAATAAAGATAGCCTTTTTTTCATATTCTTAAATTTAAAATCATCACACACATATTTACTTGTTATGTCCCCTAACGTTCTTCATTTTTCCTAATTTACcgtttatctctctaaaacttaaATATCGTTTAATTTGGATGTTTTCCTTGCATAATCCTCCCTCTTATTTTCGaacatcttccacatttcctAAAACGGTAAATTCACACAAAACTTCCACTTTCCTTATTTATCTATCTTTTGTGGTTACAATATCTTATGACCCCACATTCTCCCTTGTATTTTCATTTACATCCACATATCATTCTTCCACTAAATTCTACCCAAAAACAATTGTGAAAGAATATAGAGAATAGGAAGGCAGTTTAATTCTATTGTTTAATTTGACTATTTTTTCAATACAATGCATATTTCCTCCCATTGCATGTAGAGGACAAACACGGCTAAACAAGACATTTGTAAATCAAACAAAAACCGCAAAATGGGGAGAGTAAATAATTAGGACCACAAATAGTTGTCCTCACATCTTCAAAGTAGAAATGAAGTATAGTGTGTGGTTATGCTAGTGAAAATAACATTAAATTCATAGAATTCATTGATTTTGTTAGTTTGTAATCATACAACATTACTACCATAActttattaccttatttattcATGATGCAGTAAAGTTGGGCACTGCCTTTCTACTGCATGCATGTCTACACATAGTAATGCTGCTTGCAATTATGTCTTGTAGACCCATTTCTCATTATTTCCAGCTGCTATGAGATGGTAAAGGGTCATACATCCTACCTCAAATGCTAGAATATTGTGAGGGAAGCTAATGTTTGATACTCCCTTAATTGTAATACAAACATTAGTACATTACCCTACTACCTCAAAAACTCCTGCAAATTGCGGGATCGagggggagggggagggggaTCGAATGATTGCACCGAGAACTCTATCAAATGACGCCCCAGACAAGAGTGCACAACCTATGACACACGGCATGTCATGCCGTGTCTTGGCGTACTTAGAGACGTGCCCAAACAATTTTTCTACTTCAAccttatttttttgtattttCAGTGTCCCTAAGCGTATCGTACCCACATGGGTCGTGTCGTGCTTGGCTAGACAAagtcttctctctctctctctctctctctcaaattTCGGCCCATGCATGGCCCACGGCATATGGTGTGAGGTGCCATGTTGGGCCATGTCAATCCCTTGTCATGGAGTCATAGTCCATGTTGGGGCGTGCCAACTGCCAACCCAACGGCCCGCGTGCCCGCTTGAAGTTGCTTCCATCTCTCTACTTCACAATTAAAAAACGCAACTAGTTTAGTTTCTCATTTTTGCTTTATTCCATACCGAGTCATTTTTGACTTGTTCAATCATAATCAAAAACCAAAGAATAAAGCGCCTTTGATTCCATTGAAATTGGGAGACTCCCTTAATTGCAATGTTTTTAAAACTATAGCTTAGATCTGAGAAAACAGACCCGGTTATAAGGAGTCGATCCatattgattaaaatcaattcCGAAAAGAGAAGCCCGGGTTTTGAATAATGGCACAAATTTGTTGATCACTAACTACCTTCGACACAATTGGAAAAATGCCCTGTAAGAAATTTACAACCATTGAAAGATCAAGCAACAAAGATTAACCTTTAAATAGACAAACTTTCATACAACAGCTAAGAAGATTAAATCTTGTACATTAGTTTTCATTAGTTCTTAACACATCTACACACGCCTACGGGTGTTAGAAGTTGCATTATCTAATTGCATCTCTACACATTACAAATACACAGCAGATTTACTAAACGCTAACCGTGGCTTTACCTACATCTTTCCACGGTACTAATTACAATCATACCTACTAATAACTTACAGACTGTTTGAACAGATTTGCATGATGGACTATTTGCTAAGATGCACCTAATCAGATTAGTTAAACTGGCATCATATCCACAACCTGCAAGAAACAACCACGATAAGTTTCTAGTATTTGACGTTTGTGCCACCAGTTGGTAGTGAACTCTGAGTACACCATACTCAAATAAGAATATTGCATGCAGAAAGAAATTATCCTCCCATTATATTAATGCTATATTCCATGAATGCGATGGGTCTTCGTTACCTCTTGACGCTCTTATCTTATCATTATAGATGATGCAACAAACTTGTATGAAAGGTAAAAAGTTCACAATCATAGACTACAATGAAAATCACATCCAAAACGCTCTACCCTGGTCTATACGGCAATACCACCTCAAAACGCCGTAGTAGTAACTTTTCCATTACTCTTATCAGATGAGATGTCGCAGTCCAAAAATTATACCATGTATCTAATGTAATGTGAAACCTATTTTTCCTATAAAGTCGAAGTTCACAATCATAGATTACAGTGAAAATGACATCCAAAACGCCCTACCCTGGTCTATGCGGCAAAACCACCCCAAAACGCCCTAGTAGTAACTTCTCCATAACTCTTATCAGATGAGATGTCGCAATCCAAAATTTATAACATGGTTCTAATATAATGTGATACCTATGTTGCCTATAAAGTCAAGTTAACACTTCTATTTCCCAATCAACACAACTGAGATAAAACGGTCCTGACAACACTAATAGAACACTGAATGATACTCACCAGATAGTGCATTATGATTGCTGGAAAAGATGATTACAAGCTAAAGCATCACGTATTGCAGAAAAAGTAGTGCTTTCACAACCCAATAGTTCTTGAAGCTTTGTATCACATAGAACCGTTGAATTCAAAGTGTCCTACAAATTTCATAAAAAAATATACACATCAGTTGTATAACAGAAAAACTTCAAAGTCCGGACTCCAGTAAGATTTAGTGCACAAATATACAGAAATAGTGATGCACTGGTCTTTACACAATAGTATATGACTACTCCTCCCTCCTACACTTTGGAAGTGTCCACATTTCCTTTTTGAGCGTATTCTCCAAAAGCTTCCACTTCCATATTTGGGATACAAATAACACAACAAATGACTATACTACCCCCACACTACCCCCTCCTAACCCAGACTCCGCCCCACACACAACCCTACAAAACCCATCACTTTTCCAGCCAAGACCCACCTTATTGCACCCCAACCGTCCTGGAGAGTGGAGGCTACTGCACCGGTGCACCCAAAACCTGAGACCACCCAGCCTACTGGAACACAACCCCTAGGCCCTAACCCACCCACCATCGAAGTTTGCTCATCACAAAATCTGACACCCATCCAGTGGTAGATCCAATAGTGGTTGTCCCAACACCAATGTGTTAGATCCAGTGCTAGTTGTGGCAGCCTGTGGTGATTGGGTGGTGACTGTGGTGGCCTTGGTAATGGTTGGTATGCTGGGATAACTAATTTGAAACAATAAGGGGAATATTCGCGTGTCTGACCTCAAATTTCATTTGCCCAATTTAATTCCCAATTTTATGGAGGAGCAAGAGCCTGGGCAGAAAGCTCAGATGGTTTGAAAGGCATATAACTAACAAACATTGTATTGAGTGAACAAGATGTGCCCTAACAACAACAGTCTATCTGCTACAGATGGAAAAAAACAGTGTGATCTTTAAGGGAATTGAGCACGACATTGCTACATTCCCTAAACGATAACCCTCATACTTAAAATGATGGTAATGAAGACATTCAGACAAACTGAAGATTATTTTGAAAATACTCGTAACAACCTAACTTGGAATTCTATGACCTTTTATTAGACTTTTTAAAACACTTCTAAcaataaggggtcgtttggttcaaagtatcagaatggattggaatggattatGATACCATAGAGGTATGGAGTTAGAAGCCTATACTTGCTCATCAGTGTTTGGTTCGATCTTGGAATGGATTGTGTTGTGGTAATAGGGTGGAATAGAGTTAGAAACTTGGGTGTATACatgggtatgagattccaaggggttgtaatagagttagaatccattgggtatctaactccattccaaaagcctctgaccaaacactagaatggatTTAAtacattccaatccattccaaattTCCAACACCTCCAATCAAACACCCCCTAAATTATACTCGGTAAAGTTTTAAAACTGAAATTCTGTTTATTGGTTGGTCTTTAATTCATCTCTGAAATAACCAAACCCACGCTTATAGATGAAGGGTGTATAAAAAATCCACTGTTAAACAAAAGGTTACAACACAGAAAATTTTAGCTCAAGGAGTGAAGTTCCAAACGGATGCAAACTCACCTCCAAGCCTTCTGCCTTAATGTACTCTTCTATACGCTTATACACATCCGACTGAAGCATTTCCTTCTTGCTGGTACCAAAGAACTTTGCAAGCGCTTCTGAAATCACAATAAGAGGAGCGGGAAGCTCAGATTTTGGAACTTGAGGCTCAGAACTTGGAACTTGAGGCTCAGAGCTTGGAACTTGAGGCTCAGACTTAGGAGCTTGAGACTCTTCATCCTTCAATTTCTTTGATTGTTGTCCCAAATCCTCTGTAACCACCAGAATATGGACTCAAAACACAACTTATGAGGAACAAATTCAATTCAGTATAATAATTACCAAATTTATTATACGTACTTTTAGGGTCAAGGGGTAGAATGTGTTTTGACAGCAACTTGTTCATCTGAAACATGTCAGTACAGTCGACTTCAAATACCAGTCTCAGCTCTTCATTGCAAATTATCTTTCTCTTGTTACTTGGATCTTGAAGATTGTTCTTCCTTATATACGCCCAAAGCTGCTTCACAATCTACACAATATAGATACACATATAACTAAATAAGTACACAAGAGAAAAATATGTTTTTTTGGCAACAAAAGCATAATAAGTACGAGTACAATCTAAAAAAGAGAACGCTAATAAAAACTACACCTCTGTTCTGGGCATAGTAGGTTGGCCAACGATTGCCTGAAGCTGAGGTGTCACGCCACAGAGTTTATTTAGCCCACCTGGACCCCCTCTTCTTTTTGGTCTATGGCCACTGTAATAAAGGTTAAAAGCTTTATGAGTAACTTAAAATATGCTAAATCTTGAAAAGAACTAGTGAAGTACAAACCCTTTAGTTTGAACATGAAAACAGCGAATAAAAGTATAAAACTAGAAAAAGAAGGTCTCTTGACATCTAGAAACAGATAACTTGTGAGGCACTGTATCTTCCTATCATCAACAATTTCAACATCATTTCAAAAGATACTCATGTCTAATTCAAACTTTCCATATTAAAGAATATTTACTAGAACAGAAAATAGAAATGTACCGTAACAAAACACTTACGAGAACAGGACATTCAAACTAGAAGTCTCTAACACCCTAAGAGTATACTCTACAGTTATCAGTCATAAAACTGACCACAGAATCAACTACTATATACTAGCTTAATCCTAACGAGCAGCGAAAAAACTTCTCTAGCAATTAACAAAAGGTAACATGACTAGTAGCTTCTTATACACAAGGACAGAATGAGTCCTAAGAAACCTGTAGGCTGTAAGTAAAACTGAATATCTTATCCAGAGTCCAGACTCGGATACACCTTACGTGGCAACATTATATATGGAAGTTAATACTCTAAGAAACATCCATCACAATACTAACATATGTGTAGTCTTTTAGCTGCTTGATACAAATTGAACTGAAACAAAAATGTGTTAACAGCCTAGTAAGATTCTTTAAAAGATGTGGAGCTCGCCACAGCGTACCACAACCACCGTGTTGGTGAATGACGAGTACATGGGTAAAGCAAACTCTAAAAGACAGCATTTTTTCTAATAGCTTGATTTTAGTTGAAATAATAGCCATGAAAACTTCCAAATGTTCTCAGCGCTGAACAAATCTGTTCAATCATCAGTACACTTAAAGTGACGTTTAATCTTCTAGCTGCCAAAAAAAACTTCTAGCTAGTGATACAAAGTTACAAACATGGTATAGAGGCCCAACCGATACTCAAAACATACAACGAGAACAACAATGTCCAGACATGCTGAATGAAAGGAAAGAAGGGCTGACTCAGTATACTGTCTGCTTTTACATAGCAAGAAAAAGACTACCACAAAGCTAAACAGAAGTATAAACAGCATAAGGGTTGCAATTTAATGGTACTCACACATTATTAATCATAGACTAATCTGCAGTAGCAGGGCGCCTGCATCTAAGATGCACAAAAGCTTCGAAACAAAGAAAATAATAAACCCATGTTTACTCATAACCATAACGAGTCAATCTTCTAAACTTTCACAGCAATTATATATATTCAGCACTCGACTACTGCAAACACAGCAACTTtctcttgcaagtgttgtatatTCATAGTTAAATTCCCAGAGAAACAAATCCGAATGCATTACTCTCTTGCAGCAATACTCACTGGTTGACAACAAGATGAAACAATAGGCAGCGCCACAAATCAGAAAATTCTAAGCTCCTAAAGTAAATGGATAGGAAAATtgcaaaaaaagaaaagaatattCATCAGTTCATGAACACATAGCTATTCCTCCTTACAGGTTTCATCCCAATTAAGCTCCCTTACAGAACCACCATTTTCAATGCTATAAACATTATCGACTACAAGCATTATCTTCTACACCTCTCATCCATGAAACCCTAACTTAGCCATAAAAGGTAGGATGTGTTCGTTGTCAAAATGTACACGACTCTATTTCACCAGATGATAAAAGTAGTTATCTTAGAATCCATGATCCCAGATCCACGCAGAAGATCAAATCTTTTTAGCCTAAAACTCCATTACAAAGAGCCTATAAGATAGCTACGAAGATCCAGAGCATAGCATCTCTAAAGCACCCGATTCTTTTGGACTTCATCTACCTCAACTGAATAGCGCAGAATGAACTAAACCTACAGAACTTGAACTGCACTGGACTGAAGTGAACTAAAATTAACTCCAAAAGAACCCGGGCCGACATTCCATCATAAAATATGAACCCTAAAACACAAATGCCCGATCTCATACCTTCCCCACTCTACAAGCAACATACCAAAAACACCTTTTAATCTACCAAACCAAACAAAATACATCAAAAGCTCAAAACTTTAGTAAAGACAAACAAACCCCACATCAAAGTAATCACCCAAAATCATACTCGTCTCAgttccaatcatttatttaccttcgaTTAAAATACCCATCAAAACGAATAACACGGAAATCATAAAAAACAACAAAATTAAAAACACAAACCTATCTTTTGCAGTAGTAACACCAGAAACCGCATCACCAACAACATTCCCAACAACACCACCAGGTTGCGCGAAACAAATCTGAGTAGGTCCCCTCGGAAAATGCGATTGATTGTAAAACACGTGTGAATAACCTTGTGCATGAGGATgcaaattagggttagggttcgGAATTGGGGAAATTAAAGGTCGAGAAATTGGGGGAATCTGGGGAATTGGAGTCGGAATTGgggaaaagagaagagaaatatgAGAACGAATGAAATCGATTTTATGAGAAAGATCAAACCCTAAATTAGATTGAAGACGAAGAATTACATCATTAAGAGAactgaaggaattagggtttgtaTCTCTAAAAAGGGATTCTAAACCTTCTGCTATTTCTTTGTCGGACGCcattttttgtaattaattgattaaattaattaaagggTGTTTTTTTTGTAACAGAAAAAACGGAAATTATCCACTCTTTCACTCTCTAGAACTGTAAACAAATGAGACTACGAAGTGTTTGTTTCAGCATTCCTTTTTTTTGTGTCGATTTGTGTTTGTTTTCTGAGAtttggagagagagagagagggtgaAAGAGTGAGATAACGATAAACTTAAAACTATAAAGTACTACTAAAGTAGTGTGTCCGTGTGCGGTTCAATGGATGATTGACAAACCAATCAATTCGGTCGGGTTTAAATCGGGTCATTTTGAATTTGTCGAAATTCGAGTTAGGCTGAGTTAGATTAGGTCATTTCGGGTTTACATACGTTACTATCAACACAAAAACAACGGACACTATTCGTCTAACgttgtagacgggtcaaatatgtcatCACTTTTTTAATAAGACAAACAGGTGAGATAGTGAGGGTTGTCTTATTATTTTTTgatctaaaccatccggtaatccgaaccacattgagccgactaatccggatttcggggcgtgtccaaggattacggtatttaaacccctctcaATCGCaattgtgggggatcgatccgcagaccttcctaccaagcgcagccccatgctaccactgagggttgtcttattatgaaagtAGTAATATAATTGACCCGTTTACAtctttagacggatatacccgtctacaATGAGACTAATTGTATTATCAGGGCCGTCTCCGAGATTTCGGGGGCCCTGTGCGGAACTTCGAAAATAGGCCCTGATACTACTATTTACGTTAATACCTGTATGAATTTAAATGTTATTTTGTCATAAGATTTATTTTTTAATATACGGAATGTTTATAGTTTATTTCTTTCATATTATTAAACAAGTATAACATAAATGATCTATTAATAAGTTTTTTCTAAACAACTTTGCATATTAGAAAAAAAAAGTCAAGAAAGGAAGCAAACAGTTTTAAATGAAATGAAACCAACAAATTATGAAATATAATCATAACTCACTCCATTAAATGtagttttgcaaaaaaaaaaaatggaaaaagtgTAGTTACGGAGAATCGAACCTGAGATGCATGAATGTAAAAAGCCCAAGAAAATCATATGCTAAACCACTGTGCCATTCTACATTTTATGATTACTAATCTCACTAATTAGTATATATTCTTAATTTATCTTTACTGGGCCCCCAAAAATCGGGGGCCCTGTGCGACCGCACGGCCCGCACACCCTAAAGGCCGGCCCTGTGTATTATCAAATGGTCTGTTTCACTGTTTGTAACAATAAACATTTAGGTCATATTTATTCGAATTATTTTGGGTTTCGAGTCATGCTCGGATTCTAAATTTAGAGGTGAGGTCGAATTCGGATCGGGTTCTTCAGATTAGGAGAATTTTGCCAAGACTATATATAAATCTGGTAGACAGGTTAATTGAGTATAATACATGGTAAACGTGTTGGATGTAGAATAGGTTAGTTTACTTGTGGATAGATCAATGGGGTCTGGACAATAACTCGGAAATTGGGTAAAATGTTGGTCATCTGTTTGAATATTGGTTGAGTTTAAGTTGAGTCAATTTTAGCATAATTTTGAGCATTTATTTACCTTCTATTAAAAATAATGATTTACTTGATGTTTGATCGTCCGTTTATTTTTCAATAACAATATTCACAAGCTAAAATATTTTTTCTACTAGGTCATTGTGTCGaaaataaagttaaataaataataGAGagtataaaataaaaaaattttaaGTTTCATAAAAGAGTTGTCTTCAGATTTTAAGTAATGAGAAGCATTCAGAAGTTCGATTCTCATCCACGATATAAGTGGCTCATTCAATAATTCAAACCAACAAAAATATGAGAAGCCATTAATGAGAGATCAATGGGAATGCGAGAGATTGTCAACCAAATAACTCTTAATCTTGTAATTTAGGAGAtttttcaatttcaaatttttaagggTGATTATATTAGCATATTTCGCATTTTTAGGATCACCGCACGACTTTTTCTTCTTCCATCAATTCATTTTTACCACAAGCTAAATGTAGATAAGTATAAAATCGTTATTTTCATATCACTTCTTATTTTGTAATAAATTTTCTCAATTCAAATGTAAATGTGATCAATCTCACAATTATTTTGTTCTTGTTTCTTTGAATTTTTGTTTTTTCTATAATAATTTTCATCGCATTATATTCTAATTCATATTTTTCATTATCATTTAGAGTTTTTTTGTAACTTTGTTTGCTCCTTTTCAATTCCGTCATTAATTttgcaaaaaaataaataaatcttcTTATAAAGATTGGACACATGCAAATTCTCATAGCTATACTTTAATAAGAAAATTTATATTCcaacatatttttttttgaaatggatGAAACAATTGATCCAACGTCCTCTACCCATGAGAGTGATGGTGAAGGAGATTCGAATCATTTTACTAGAAAACAAAGTGAAGCATCAATGTATGCCACAGAGGACGATGAAGATGAACAAAACAAAATACAACTAGGTCCAAAATGTAGTATTAGACAACATCTTGAGAAAGATAAGGTTTTATTCGACTTTTTACTTATTTCGTTCACAATATACTACTTGTGTAATGTGCCTTACTCAGTTACACGAGTGTTATGTTGTATTTACGTAAAATTTCAATTAGTAGAtaatacaaccagttgtatatatCTGGTTGTATAGATTTAGAGCTTTATAATAAAGAATTtaagtttatatatatattttacgAGCTTTATTGAAAAGAATCTCAATATAttataatgaaactcaaaaataatacatataaactcaattagattttaattttaacacctaaaaaattaaaatgtaacttaAATATTTTAAAAGCTCGAAAAGATTCCATATAAGCTCAATTAGATTTGTCTTGTTGGATGTATCATGCTCATATACATCTGGATGTATATATAATCTTATTTATGGTAAAATCTCCTTATATAAGACTAGATGTATCTTCCACCGGACAAAAGATAACACGAACCGCAATGGCGAATTAAATAGTCCTAGAATGTATAATTTTAGTACTACaatatttttatttgttttgaTACTTttactttttattattatattcttAGGATGATGAGAGTTTAAGAAAGTGGAAGGAACAACTTCTTGGAAATGTTGATTTTGACTCTTCTGAAGGTATGTACATATAACTCCCTTGATCGATcgatcaatcaatcaatcatttAAATTTAAGCAATATCAATCTACTTATCTACAAAATCATTGAAAATAAAAAGAATATATATTGCGTAGTAAATACAGAGTAATTCGTATTTTTACTTTTTGTTCATGACTGAATTATTATGATACTTATATATTTTGTAATCAAAGCGTGAGCTAGTCTAATTTGAGTACTTCTTTGGCTATTTACATTTCTTTATACAAATATATTATTCAGACATTATAAATTGTTTAAATTTATAATCGTAATTTTATGAAATTATAAAATTACTAGAAGTAAAATTTTGATATGACTTCCACGAGATACATTAAATGtgtattatatatttatattattatctTATTGTTGCAGAAACACTTGAGCCGGAAGTGAAAATTCTAAGTTTGACAATATTATCTCCTGGTAGAGAGGAAATTGTGCTACCATTGCCCGAGTCAGGTGATCCACAAGGCGCATGGTTTACTTTGAAAGAAGGCAGTCCTTACAGCCTACGATTTTGCATTCTAGTCAGTAATAATATTGTGTCTGGCCTTCGTTACACCAATACTGTTTGGAAAAAAGGTCTTAAAGGTACTTTTCTTTCATCGCAAATCTTGTTTAAAATGAATTCTTAATCTTAAACCTAAAACTGGTCAAATTAGATAGATGAGTCACGAGACAAAACCAACATTCTAAGGATTAACACAAACTCCTCCCATTTATTCAAGTTGAGTGCTATTTAACCTGTTTTAATCTTACAACGAATATGTATATGCATGCATTGTCCGATAATTGATTCTAAAGTAAATATATTTTTTAGTTGACAGCACCAAAGAAATGATCGGAACATTTAGCCCACAAGCTGAACCTTACACACATGAGATACCAGAAGACACTACACCATCGGGTTTTTTCGCAAGAGGCTCATACACGGCTAAATCAAAGGTAAAAGTAAAGTGTCAATCGCCATTCAATACTCTCTCGGATCAATCAATTATTTATCTTTGTTTTTTAATCTTTTCTTGTAAAACAAATCTTAAAACAAAACTAACTCGTTATTTTTCCGTTTTCCTATATTCTtttacaattggtctcccttgtgacgagttaccatttgtggcggatattttgtgagttaaaatggtaacaaaatgggttatttaccacatgaatagtgttgcagagagagaaaaagtgggtactttgtgaggtaaaatggtatccgtcactcaagagtgacgaatatgtgccgtcacaaacaagaatttgcgaTTCTTTTATATTATAAGTAATGCGACATAATGTACATGTCATGATTGATGTATACGAAGTATATGATTTTATAACTTATTACATACTCTATGCAAATTCCTAAAACTTGATAGACCAGTTTTTCAtaccttttttttttgtatttcgtGATCCTTTTATTATTGATCGTGACATCGTAATTTCGTATCtttttacataataaatgtactaacattatctttaatcatgatttgtatctATATTATTACTTTTAATgccattttttttaaaattgtaaAACACTCTCTCAATAAAATTATTAAGAAACGGTCTCTCAAAAGACCTGATTCATTTATAACTAACTTTTAATTCCATTTCACAATTTTCAGT from Silene latifolia isolate original U9 population chromosome 5, ASM4854445v1, whole genome shotgun sequence encodes the following:
- the LOC141656988 gene encoding uncharacterized protein LOC141656988, with product MASDKEIAEGLESLFRDTNPNSFSSLNDVILRLQSNLGFDLSHKIDFIRSHISLLFSPIPTPIPQIPPISRPLISPIPNPNPNLHPHAQGYSHVFYNQSHFPRGPTQICFAQPGGVVGNVVGDAVSGVTTAKDSGHRPKRRGGPGGLNKLCGVTPQLQAIVGQPTMPRTEIVKQLWAYIRKNNLQDPSNKRKIICNEELRLVFEVDCTDMFQMNKLLSKHILPLDPKKDLGQQSKKLKDEESQAPKSEPQVPSSEPQVPSSEPQVPKSELPAPLIVISEALAKFFGTSKKEMLQSDVYKRIEEYIKAEGLEDTLNSTVLCDTKLQELLGCESTTFSAIRDALACNHLFQQS
- the LOC141655970 gene encoding rho GDP-dissociation inhibitor 1-like, translated to MDETIDPTSSTHESDGEGDSNHFTRKQSEASMYATEDDEDEQNKIQLGPKCSIRQHLEKDKDDESLRKWKEQLLGNVDFDSSEETLEPEVKILSLTILSPGREEIVLPLPESGDPQGAWFTLKEGSPYSLRFCILVSNNIVSGLRYTNTVWKKGLKVDSTKEMIGTFSPQAEPYTHEIPEDTTPSGFFARGSYTAKSKFLDDDNKCYLEINYTFDIQKDWIN